The DNA window GCGCCGACCGGTGCGGTCAACGACCGTGGCCTCGAGGACGAATATTCAACGGTCATTTGCGCTCCTTCGGGTCGTTGCGGCTGCTGCGCCATTGGGCAGTCGCGCACTCATTGTTCCGAAGGGACCGTTGGCGGTCGACGGTGACGCGCAGTTCTGGCGGGCCCCACCGCCATCGTGCGTTGCCGGGGCGGGGCGATCCCACCGCTGGGCACACCCCTGTCAACGCACCTTGACACTCAAGAGACAGTCAAGCCCAGCGTAGGCCGTTCGACAACGACGAATGACCGATGTACAGCAGATTTCCAGCTAACTTCACCGGCATATTCAGTTAGCGGTGAGGTGGGTGTCCGCCCGGGGTTATCGCAATGGCGGCCGCAATCGACGCGGTTGCGGCCGCCAGGATCAATGGGCGTGATCGCAGCGGCCGCAAGAACTTTGACTGCGCGGCGCGACCATCGTCATGCACGGGACCGCCCCGGCCGGGGCTACCGGAAAGTGCCGGCCCGGCAAGCGACCGGCGCCGGTGTGGCGTTACCTACGTCACTTTTCACAAATTGGCGGTGTGCCGGGGGCTTTGCCACCGGCACGGCCTGATGCGCCGGCCGGCGTCCAGTGCTGGCCGCCATCGCGGGCGGTGCCGAACCCTACGCGCGAGGGATCCGGCAAACCGGGCCGGCGCCGCGGGCCGCGCATTGCGGATCGTAAATCTCAGGGCAGCTAATTTCTGTTCCCCGCGAGGCGGTCACATTTCACCCGATCCGGAGTGAATGGAGGATGGCCGGCAGGTGGAGCGGGCATAGTCCGCCGCCCGCCCCGCCCGCAATTCTCGAATTTGCTGGGAAAGTAATACCTCACCTGTCCCCGGTCGGCTTGTGAGCTCATACGCGCATGAACAGCGCTTTGAGGTCGTCGACGGAGCCCGGCCCGGGTAGCTGGACGTCTCTGTGAAGTTAACTGGGGATTTCCTGTTTATCGGTCGGTGCGAGTTGTCGGAGCGCGGGAATTGAGTTCTACTATTGGGTAGTGGAGCATGTCGCCGCTGCGGTTCACCCGAAATGCGCGCCAGAAGGTATCCGAACGGTTTCCGAATGGTGTCCGGCAGGTGTCCCGAACGGGTCGACCCACTGTGGCGCCGGACCCGCCATGATCGCGCGTCAATGTCGACCGCCAACAGGTCCTGTAGCAGCCGGTGCTACGCCGGCGACGGCGGCCAGATGTGACGCGGAGGGCGGCAAGTGGCGGTTCATGTCTCGTCTCGTGTGTCGCCCAGGTGGGCGGGCAAGATCGTCGGCCGCCGCGCCTTGCGCGGCTTCGGGGTGTCGATGCCCGTTGCCGTCGACCGCCGGGTAGGGTCGGGCGCATGTTCCATGGTGTCGTTCAATGTCACTGACCGACAACGGGTTTCGGTCTCGCGGCGCGGTCCGCGCCGAATACGGATCTTCCTCCATGCGGGTGGGCGATAAGGAAACGGCAGATCCGCCAGGCTGTTCGGAGTGCAGGATCCGTAGCGCCGACGAGTTCACCGCAACCCGGCTCCCCACCGCGCGAAGAGTGGCTGATGGTTGCCCGACATTGTGAAAGGTAAAGACCGCATGGCAAGTACGCGTCGCATCCTGGACTGGGATCCGGAAGACGTCGTGGCCTGGGCGGCCGGCAACAGCCGCATAGCCCGTCGCAACCTGATCTGGTCGATCGTGACCGCGCACGTCGCGTTTTCGATCTGGTATCTCTGGTCGGTGATGGTGCTGTTCATGCCATACGGCGTGTACGGCTTCAGCACCGGCGACAAGCTGCTGATCGGCGCCACCGCGTCTCTGGTCGGAGCGGTCGCCCGCATCCCGTATGCGATGGCGGGGGCCAGGTTCGGCGGCCGCAACTGGGCGGTGTTCTCCTCGGCGGTACTGTTGATCCCCACCGTCGGCACGCTCGTCCTGCTAGCTCATCCGGGGCTGCCGTTGTGGCCGTATCTGCTGTGCGCGGCGCTGACCGGCCTCGGGGGTGCCAATTACTCGGCGTCGCTCGCCACCGCCGAAACCTTCTACCCGCAGCGGTTGAAGGGCTTCGCACTGGGTCTCACTGGTGGCATCGCCAACCTCGGGTCGGCGGCCATTCAGGCGGTCGGTCTGATCGTGCTGGCCACCGCCGGCCACGAGGCGCCGTACCTGGTCTGCGCGGTATATCTGGCCCTGCTGGCCCTGGGCGGGCTCGGTGCGGCGCTGTTCATGAACAACCTGCACTACCGCATCGATATGAGCCACCTCAAAGACGTCCTCAAGGTGGGCGACTCGTGGGGCATCGCGATGCTCTACCTGTGCTGCTCCGGGTCGTTCCTCGGGTTCGCGTTCGCCTTCGGGCAGGTGCTGCAGCACAACTTCGTGGCCAGCGGCCAAAGCCACGGGGTGGCGTCGCTGCACGCGGCCGAGGTCGCTTTCACCGGTCCGCTGCTGGGCTCGGTGGCCCGCGTGGTCGGAGGCAAGCTGAGCGACCGCTTCGGCGGCGGCCACATGAGCCTGGCCCTACTGTCCTGCATGATCCTGGGCGGTGGCTTTCTGGTCGCCGTCAGCACCCACGACGACCTTACCCGCCACGAGGGCGACCCCGTGACGGGCTTCACGCTGGCGGGCTACATCGTCGGGTTCATCGCGCTGTTCATCTTCTCCGGAGCGGGGAAGGGCGCAGTGTACAAGCTGATCCCGTCCATCTTCGAGGTACGCAGCCGCCAGCTGGACGTCAATGAGGCCGAACGGCGTCACTGGGCACGGGTGCGATCGGGCACGTTGATCGGGTTCGCCGGGGCGTTCGGCGCGCTAGGGGGTGTGGGGATCAACCTGGCGTTGCGGCAGTCCTACGACCGCGCCGGCACCGAGACGCCCGCGTTCTGGATTTTCCTGGGGTGCTACATCGCCGCCGCGGTCCTGGCCTGGGCGCGCTACGTGCGGCCGCAGGATAAGGTGGCGCCGGCGGCTGCGCCGCTGCAGACCACCGCCGAGGTGCCGGTCAACACTTGACTGCTCTCCGATGAACGCCACCGATAACCCAACGGCGGCAAAGCCAAGGGCCGAGGGGACGTAGTCCCGCTCGGCCCTTGGCTTTGCTCAGAGATTCCGGCTTTCACGCCTCCTGCAGGAAGCGATCCGTCACCTCGGGACCCGTCGAATGCATCTGGATGGAGAGCTCCAGCAACTTGTCCTTGGCCTTCTTGGGCAGCAACTCGATGGACTTGGTGGTGGCGGAGTCGTACTTCGCCCCCGCGAACCGCTGCAGGATGACGTCCTTCTGCTCCTCGGTCGTGTGGATGGCGAGCAGCCTCATGCCGGCGAACGCGTCCTCCGCCAGCTGCGCCATTCCCGCCTTCTCCAGCGCTTCGAGCCGCTCCTCGTTGATCCACACGTTGATCTTGATGGTGCCACCATTCGTGCTCATGAGTCGAGTCCCTCCAGTTGATTGAGCGAAAAGACCGGCCGCCGGTTCTTCAGGTACTCCTCGGTGCAAAACGGTGACCCCTCGCCGTACTTGGCGGCGCTGTCCATGACGACCTCGAACACCTCGTGCCGCATTACCCGCTGGGTCGGCTTCACCTCGTCGGTGAGGATACTGCGGATGACGCTGCCGCTGAAGCTCTGCGACGTGGCGTCATGGCCGCACAGCGCCGAGTTGGTGACCTCCTGGCATTGCGGGCAGTACCAGTTCTCCTTGAGGAACACCGGCTTGATGGAGAGCTGGTCGCGGTGCTTGGTCAAGAGGTTCTGCGCGTCGTAGGGCTGGTAGAAGTCCCCGACGCCGGCGTGGTCACGGCCGAACATGTGGTGGGTGCAGCCGAGGTTTGCCCGCAGGATCGCGTGGAAGATCGCCTCCCTGGGGCCGGCGTACCGCATGTCCCATAACGTGAAGGTCACCTTGTGGACGTCGTCGCGGAAGTAGCCGTTGGTGCGCAGGGCGTCCTGAGCCAGCAGGATCGCTTCGTCGATGTAGTCACCGGCCCGCTTCTGCCCGATGATGCAGTTGACCAGCACACCGGTCTTCAGCGTGTCGATGGGGAGGTCCTCGTTCGCGGCGAACCAGGCCTGCTTCATCAGCGCCTCGTGACCGGTGTGGGGCACGTTGCGCGTCTGGTGTGCGACGAGGTTCTGCCAGCCCTTCTGCGTCAACACGTCCCGGTGTTGCTTGGGCGTGAGCCAGAAGCTCTTGAACGGCTCGTTGAAGACCGGCTCGTTGATCAGGGTGATGCCACCGCTGAGGAACCGGTTCTGGTAGGACATGGTCTTCTTCACGCCCGGGTGCCGGGCGTCCGTCGTGCCGTACGTCTTCTCGGCCATGCGCTCGAGGTCGTACTCGTAGATCTCCGCGATCTCGAAGACGGCCATCGGCGCGCCGAGGTACTCGAGTACGACGCTGCTGCCCTCGGTGATGTCGAACTTCTTGATGTCGTCGGTGGACATGTCGAACACGATGGGAATGCTCCACAGCGTCCCGTCTGGAAGCTGCATGTCGTCCAGCGTCCCGTCCACTTCCCGCCGGTTCATGAATCCGGTGAGTGGGGTGAAGAAACCGTAGGAGAGGCTGATCACCTCGTGCGCGGTCGCCTTGGATATGGGAACGCGCGTCAAACCCTCGATCTGCTTGGCTGCGTTCGCGGTCGAGACCCGCTCCACGATCGGTTTACCGTTGTGACCGATATAATCCATCTTGCTAACACCTCTTTCCGAGACAAAGTTCTGCCACTGTTAATCTTTCAGTTCGGCGGGGTACTTCTTGCGGTTGTCTTTATCGGCGCTGCGCCACCGTCGTCGCTCCTGTGCTGAATCTGTCTCGCTCTCTTCGATGACGGCCATCATCGCCTTGGTGCTGTGCAAGAACCGATGCCGCGCGAGTCGTCGCCAATTTTAGCCAACCCCTCGCCCGCTCTCGCGCCGAGGCGGGAAGGACACCGCCGGGCCGCCGGTGCGGCGCTACGGCCCTCGCGGGAGGCGCAGTGCCGGCCGGCGTGTTGGAGACGCGAATAGCGCCGTCCGGCAACAGATATGGCCGCGGCGTCGCGCGCGCTGGCGGGCGCTGCGGTTACGCCGTCGGGTGCGGGCTCGGAGCGCGGGGCGGGTGGCCATCGCGTCGCAGGGGCGGGCTCGCCGAGGAGTCGACGGGGGAGCCGATCTCATGCCACTCGTGGTGCGCCGGGGGGCATCCCCCGCCCGCTGCGGCATCCCGGTCACCCCTTAGCTGGACGTCTCGATGAAGTCTGCTGGAAATCTCCTGTGCATCAACCCCGTCGAGTTGTCTGATGCCCACAACTCCGTTTGACTGAGGAACGAAGCAGTCAGCTTGCGGTGTCGAGGTTCGGGAGTCACCCCGGCCTGGTCGCGCAAGACGGCGGTGGGGCTCGCCATAACCGCTCGTCGGATCACGACGGCCAACAGTCCCTGCGTAACCGATCAGTATTCGGCTGACAAGCGATGCAGCCGCGTGTGACGCAGGAGGACTATGAGCGCCGATCCAAGATTTCCCACTCACCCTGATCTCCGCCTGAGCGCCACGCGGGACCCTCGGTCCGCAAGGCCGGCCGGCTTCTGCCGTCGCTAGACGGCGAAATGCCAACCACGCGGCGCGAATTCGATCGGCTCACACCGAATCGACCACCGGCGCAACAAATCCCAACCTTATTCCCTACGCGCTAGGGGCGGCTTGGTGGTTGCCGGCATCAACCCTGAAAGGTAAACAGCGCATGGCGCGTTCGCGCATCACCTCTTGGAATCCAGAGGACACGGCTGCCTGGACCGCCGGCAACGACGCCATCGCCCGTCGCAACCTGATCTGGCTTGTCATCAATGCGCATATCGCCTTTTCGGTCTGGTACCTGTGGTCGGTGATGGTGCTGTTCATGCCGCAGTCCATCTACGGGTTCTCGACCGGCGACAAGCTCCTGCTGGACGCCGTCGCATCCCTGGTCGGCGCGCTCGTGCGCATTCCCTACGCGATGGCGGCCAACTGGTTCGGCGGCAGCACCTGGACCACGATCTCGTCGCTGGTGCTGCTGATCCCCACCGCCGGGACGATCGTGCTGCTGGCCCATCCCGGCCTGCCGCTGTGGCCCTACCTGATCTGCGCGGCGCTGACCGGGCTGGGCGGCGGCAACTACTCCGGGTCGCTGGCCAAGGTCGACGGCCTGTTCCCCCAGCGGCTCAAAGGCTTCACGCTGGGGCTGACCGGCGGGCTGGCCAATCTCGGCTCGGCGGCCATCCAGGTGGTGGGGCTGGTCGTTCTGGCGACCGCGGGGCACCAGGCGCCCTACTGGGTGTGTGCGATCTACCTGGTCCTGCTGGCCGTCGGCGGCGTCGGCGCGGCGGTGTTCATGGACGACGTCGTCGCGCACCGTACCGGGCTTTCGCTGGACAACCTGCGGGCCATCGTCGCGGTGCCCGATTCCTGGGCGATCTCCCTGCTGTACATGTGTGCCTCCGGTTCCTTTCTGGGCTTCGCCTTCGCCTTCGGTCAGGTGCTGCAGCACAACTTCTTCGCGGCGGGGGAGAGCCATGCCCAGGCGGCGCTGCACGCGGCCGAGATCGCCTTCATCGGGCCGTTGTTGGGCTCGCTGGCGCGCATCGTCGGCGGGAAGGTGAGCGACCGCTTCGGCGGCGGCCACGT is part of the Mycobacterium sp. HUMS_12744610 genome and encodes:
- a CDS encoding MFS transporter codes for the protein MASTRRILDWDPEDVVAWAAGNSRIARRNLIWSIVTAHVAFSIWYLWSVMVLFMPYGVYGFSTGDKLLIGATASLVGAVARIPYAMAGARFGGRNWAVFSSAVLLIPTVGTLVLLAHPGLPLWPYLLCAALTGLGGANYSASLATAETFYPQRLKGFALGLTGGIANLGSAAIQAVGLIVLATAGHEAPYLVCAVYLALLALGGLGAALFMNNLHYRIDMSHLKDVLKVGDSWGIAMLYLCCSGSFLGFAFAFGQVLQHNFVASGQSHGVASLHAAEVAFTGPLLGSVARVVGGKLSDRFGGGHMSLALLSCMILGGGFLVAVSTHDDLTRHEGDPVTGFTLAGYIVGFIALFIFSGAGKGAVYKLIPSIFEVRSRQLDVNEAERRHWARVRSGTLIGFAGAFGALGGVGINLALRQSYDRAGTETPAFWIFLGCYIAAAVLAWARYVRPQDKVAPAAAPLQTTAEVPVNT
- a CDS encoding DUF6955 family protein; protein product: MSTNGGTIKINVWINEERLEALEKAGMAQLAEDAFAGMRLLAIHTTEEQKDVILQRFAGAKYDSATTKSIELLPKKAKDKLLELSIQMHSTGPEVTDRFLQEA
- the sat gene encoding sulfate adenylyltransferase, whose product is MDYIGHNGKPIVERVSTANAAKQIEGLTRVPISKATAHEVISLSYGFFTPLTGFMNRREVDGTLDDMQLPDGTLWSIPIVFDMSTDDIKKFDITEGSSVVLEYLGAPMAVFEIAEIYEYDLERMAEKTYGTTDARHPGVKKTMSYQNRFLSGGITLINEPVFNEPFKSFWLTPKQHRDVLTQKGWQNLVAHQTRNVPHTGHEALMKQAWFAANEDLPIDTLKTGVLVNCIIGQKRAGDYIDEAILLAQDALRTNGYFRDDVHKVTFTLWDMRYAGPREAIFHAILRANLGCTHHMFGRDHAGVGDFYQPYDAQNLLTKHRDQLSIKPVFLKENWYCPQCQEVTNSALCGHDATSQSFSGSVIRSILTDEVKPTQRVMRHEVFEVVMDSAAKYGEGSPFCTEEYLKNRRPVFSLNQLEGLDS
- a CDS encoding MFS transporter; the protein is MARSRITSWNPEDTAAWTAGNDAIARRNLIWLVINAHIAFSVWYLWSVMVLFMPQSIYGFSTGDKLLLDAVASLVGALVRIPYAMAANWFGGSTWTTISSLVLLIPTAGTIVLLAHPGLPLWPYLICAALTGLGGGNYSGSLAKVDGLFPQRLKGFTLGLTGGLANLGSAAIQVVGLVVLATAGHQAPYWVCAIYLVLLAVGGVGAAVFMDDVVAHRTGLSLDNLRAIVAVPDSWAISLLYMCASGSFLGFAFAFGQVLQHNFFAAGESHAQAALHAAEIAFIGPLLGSLARIVGGKVSDRFGGGHVTFTAFLAAILAGGLLVAVSTNADGAEDRGNTLTGLTMAGYIVGFIALFIFCGVGKGAVYKLIPSVFEERSRALGLDDSQRHHWARVRSGALIGFAGAAGALGGVGINLALRQSYDTEGTETPAFCIFLACYVGAAALTWARYVRSPAERAATSGPREPVTAESIETAMTEGGVNR